Proteins encoded together in one Plutella xylostella chromosome 17, ilPluXylo3.1, whole genome shotgun sequence window:
- the LOC105390286 gene encoding pickpocket protein 11-like, with the protein MIKIQPKPNRYKKGFATRLRTLYKRFIDTCSNLTVHGPRLLVRRDIPLIYRLIYFIIYIHVWLAVVYSIRRYYHHYREHTLRFTTRTDYLEWSTTLPSTTVCESPDIDDIRHKARHWYPEEEDDVVDRYMLEVAFFDGSCFSCISDGLPQAGPKDFQDIAEAFRSECETLFNTCYLNEKKLQCCEVFRPINTEYGICFSSNNKHVAPRLHSTSRAVLDDALVISFSRDVEVFLHSPEDIPFYNMEYDRRVTVTIGSSATLVFSITEIVNEPEVINTAPEVRKCRFPSENLPEHKAYSLYSYSVCITQCRIAAQLDICGCVHHLSPPEYKDQFCDIEGLKCLTINHDKFRKLRVPGLNETGLDCECLPSCTEPDFNIISKELSEPQRDVLESRLKLVLNNKPYERVTRQVSRTPLDLVVAMGNCIGLFFGGSFLSVIEIFYYLCFKKWSYTNSFS; encoded by the exons ATGATAAAAATCCAACCGAAACCAAACCGCTATAAAAAGGGCTTTGCAACAAGACTAAGAACTCTTTACAAGAGGTTCATCGACACCTGCTCCAACCTGACCGTCCACGGGCCGCGCCTCCTCGTCCGTCGCGACATCCCCCTTATCTaccgtctcatctacttcATCATCTACATCCACGTGTGGCTGGCCGTGGTGTACAGCATCCGGCGCTACTACCACCACTACCGCGAGCACACTCTGCGCTTCACCACGCGCACCGACTATCTGGAGTGGAGCACCACGCTGCCGTCGACTACTGTCTGCGAGAGCCCCGATATTGACGACATACGCCACAAGGCTCGCCACTGGTACCCCGAGGAGGAGGATGACGTCGTCGACAG GTACATGCTGGAGGTGGCCTTCTTCGACGGAAGCTGCTTCAGCTGCATCTCCGACGGCCTGCCACAAGCGGGACCGAAGGACTTCCAAGACATAGCTGAGGCGTTCCGCTCCGAATGCGAGACTTTATTCAACACCTGCTACCTTAATGAGAAGAAATTACAATGCTGTGAAGTGTTCAGACCTATCAACACTGAATACGGGATCTGTTTCTCGAGCAACAACAAGCATGTGGCCCCCAGATTACACAGCACGTCAAGGGCTGTTTTGGATGACGCGCTAGTGATAAGTTTCTCTAGAGACGTCGAGGTGTTCCTGCATTCACCGGAAGATATTCCGTTCTACAACATGGAGTACGACCGACGAGTGACTGTCACTATTGGATCGAGTGCCACTCTCGTGTTCTCTATAACGGAAATAGTTAATGAGCCCGAAGTGATAAATACGGCTCCAGAGGTGCGGAAATGTAGATTCCCGAGTGAGAACTTACCTGAGCATAAGGCGTATAGTCTGTACAGTTACTCTGTGTGTATAACGCAGTGTCGCATCGCGGCGCAGCTCGACATCTGTGGCTGCGTCCATCACCTCTCTCCGCCGGAGTATAAGGATCAGTTTTGCGATATAGAGGGTTTGAAGTGTTTGACGATAAACCATGATAAGTTCCGCAAGTTGAGAGTGCCGGGTCTGAACGAGACAGGTCTCGATTGCGAGTGCCTGCCGTCGTGCACTGAGCCTGATTTTAATATCATTTCCAAGGAGCTGTCGGAGCCACAGAGAGATGTATTGGAGAGTAGACTGAAGCTCGTCTTGAACAACAAGCCGTACGAGCGAGTGACCCGCCAGGTGTCGCGCACTCCGCTGGATCTGGTCGTGGCAATGGGGAACTGCATTGGTTTGTTCTTTGGGGGCTCGTTTTTGTCGGTCATAGAAATATTTTACTACCTTTGTTTTAAGAAATGGAGCTATACGAATAGTTTTTCGTAG